Proteins from one Acidobacteriota bacterium genomic window:
- a CDS encoding type II CAAX endopeptidase family protein, with protein MDLTVLLDPMAVCLLLLLALVFPWGGVRDFRRLIRWDAENRPDARLRHYNSIAVWEWISAAVFLAWWFWSGRPQEPLRLVHRPMGWEWLAVAAGLVLSALLVLQMSKATRNPQSLSNLGGNLGNLKPMIPRNSKEQSAFNMLSVTAGICEEILYRGVLLAVLAAAIGTWPAVVVSSAVFGLGHLYQGLPGVLRTGAVGLVFALLTVFSGSLLTAVILHITMDVTSGRIMAEAIKAEESAGAAAGA; from the coding sequence ATGGACCTGACCGTCCTGCTCGATCCTATGGCCGTCTGCCTGCTCCTGCTTCTGGCGTTGGTTTTTCCATGGGGCGGCGTGAGAGATTTTCGCCGGCTCATTCGTTGGGATGCCGAGAACCGCCCCGACGCCAGGCTGCGCCACTACAACTCGATCGCAGTCTGGGAGTGGATCTCGGCGGCCGTTTTTCTCGCCTGGTGGTTCTGGAGCGGACGTCCCCAGGAGCCCTTGAGGCTGGTTCACCGTCCGATGGGCTGGGAATGGCTGGCCGTGGCCGCCGGACTCGTACTTTCCGCCCTGCTGGTCTTGCAGATGTCCAAAGCTACACGGAATCCTCAATCCTTGTCGAACCTGGGCGGCAATCTCGGTAACCTGAAGCCGATGATTCCCCGAAACTCAAAAGAGCAAAGCGCTTTCAACATGCTCTCGGTCACCGCCGGTATCTGTGAGGAGATCTTGTATCGGGGGGTGCTACTCGCCGTACTGGCGGCAGCCATTGGCACCTGGCCGGCCGTGGTCGTCTCTTCCGCAGTCTTCGGGCTCGGCCACCTCTACCAGGGACTGCCCGGCGTGCTGCGGACGGGGGCAGTGGGACTTGTCTTTGCGCTGCTGACGGTATTCAGCGGCTCCCTTCTGACCGCCGTCATCCTCCACATCACCATGGACGTGACCAGCGGACGCATCATGGCCGAGGCCATCAAGGCGGAAGAGTCCGCCGGCGCTGCGGCCGGGGCGTGA
- a CDS encoding DinB family protein, whose translation MRERVEETASELRELAAQAEERFAGLSAQQLNWKPSAGRWSVAQCLDHLITTHSLYFPLFKKLEKGDLSPSWWERFSPLSGFFGRFLIKSLRPDNRRKLKAPAKARPSASEIDGDIVERFRRHQAELAEHVEKTPSGVDPAQTIITSPLLGLVTYSLDDTFTILVVHTQRHLAQAQRVVEAEAFPVW comes from the coding sequence ATGCGAGAGCGAGTTGAGGAGACCGCGTCGGAGTTAAGGGAGCTGGCGGCCCAGGCTGAAGAGCGCTTTGCAGGGCTCTCGGCGCAGCAACTGAACTGGAAGCCGTCCGCCGGCCGCTGGAGCGTTGCACAGTGCCTCGATCATCTGATCACCACCCACAGCCTTTACTTCCCGCTCTTCAAGAAACTGGAAAAGGGCGACCTCAGTCCCTCATGGTGGGAGCGGTTTTCGCCCCTGAGCGGTTTCTTCGGGAGATTTCTCATCAAGTCCCTGCGCCCCGACAACCGCAGGAAACTGAAGGCACCGGCCAAGGCCCGGCCGTCGGCCAGCGAGATCGACGGCGACATCGTCGAGCGCTTCCGCCGGCATCAGGCCGAGTTGGCCGAGCATGTCGAAAAGACCCCCTCCGGCGTCGACCCCGCCCAAACCATCATTACCTCTCCGCTGCTTGGCCTCGTGACCTACAGCCTCGACGACACCTTCACCATCCTGGTAGTGCACACGCAAAGGCACCTCGCCCAAGCTCAGAGAGTGGTCGAGGCTGAGGCCTTTCCGGTCTGGTAG